Below is a genomic region from Raphanus sativus cultivar WK10039 chromosome 4, ASM80110v3, whole genome shotgun sequence.
TGACTCGATGGTTCTATGAGCGTCGCCTGGTAAGCTCTAAGCATCTTGATCCTTTAACCGCTGAGGTAGAGAAAAAGATAGATAGGAGAATTGTGAAGGCAAAGGGGTTTAAGGTTTACAAGACTGACAACGTCAAATCGGTGGTGAAAGGAGACATATATGATTGTCATGTTGATTTGGAAAGAAGAACATGCACATGTGGGAAGTACGATATAGGAAAAATTCCTTGCCGACACGCCATTCCAGCAATTTATTCACGAGGTATGGAAGTATAAACACATTAACTTGGGACCTATTTATCTGTATATAGACTCCAATAATTCACATTCTTGTTCACACAGGTTTGGAAGTACACAGATTTACCGACGCCTTCTACAGCACTACAGCGTGGAGAACCGCATATGAGGAAAGCATTAACCCAATAGCAGTTCCACAATCTGAATGGAAGGTCCCAGCTGAGGTTAAACTTGCCAAGATTTTACCACCAGAGACAAGAAAGAGTGCTGGTCGACTAGTAAAGAGAAGGCATGAATCAGTAGAAGACAAGATAAAATCTTCTCAAGGATCAAGAATGAATAAAAAGCACAAGTGCAGCCGCTGTGGTAACAAAGGACACAAGAGAGGGACATGCGATTTACCCATTGGAATGGAAGTATAAACACATTGACTTGTTATGtttctgtgtttttttcttattaatattctGTGGAACAACATATTTTGCAATTTGGTGTTTGCTAAACTCTTGAGACAAATCGATCTATGTTACTGACAATTTGGTTCTAGTAGATGATAATCAACAaacaacacaagaacaaaaacaTAGTCTTAAACTTCAAGATCATACAAAGATAAGGTACATGAACACCACCACCAAACAACACAAGAACAAAGCTTTTATGATCCTTAATTCCCTAATGCATTCTGTGGTCTTCTCTTCACATTGTGCAATTGCATCTTCCATCTCTTCAATTTTACTGTCATGGCATTTCATCATGCTCTCATCAGCTCCCATTGATTTCTGAAACTCGGAGTTGTCAACGAGCAGCACGTCAAAGAGGTCCTGGAAGTCTTCAATTTCCTCAACAACTGAGTTATCAGTCCATTTGAACAAGTGGGTTTTGTCCTTCATCATTAACAGCCAATAACCAGTTAGATTCAAACGAAGACATAATAGAGTCGATTTCCATGAGTGCTAATTACATAATCGACTAACCTGCTTGGATCCCAACGGACAAGAATGGAATAATCTTCCCGGATTTTCAACTGTT
It encodes:
- the LOC130511161 gene encoding uncharacterized protein At1g43920, Chloroplastic-like, which codes for MSSVNSSSVSRARVAKQRGIPTRCNCGKAVSCFTSTTVENPGRLFHSCPLGSKQDKTHLFKWTDNSVVEEIEDFQDLFDVLLVDNSEFQKSMGADESMMKCHDSKIEEMEDAIAQCEEKTTECIRELRIIKALFLCCLVVVFMYLIFV